A genomic region of Plasmodium malariae genome assembly, chromosome: 14 contains the following coding sequences:
- the PmUG01_14078400 gene encoding conserved Plasmodium protein, unknown function — translation MKRRKNCSVFCHLHEQIRRKNSRRYFITSIELKKKNNFKIWKYENNNYKANIFFHENFQIFKEKDYLLKTRISNFKKINKCNINYLFIFLQFDEICTDHFFNNTLPTNGIHIQILSKLNYLLLLKRVIRNDTSLNRSLKYIYHNYVLAREGRNGNDVISSCIDHRLCVPGVDKNKNRSITIHRKDDAPSSSCCINDAAIAPARGSSGNSSSGSGNIKKEDGKEFFCLKKASELFKVDNCKIVIHTNINNKYIKHVYLEELDEDISTQLNYVYMFDNKIADKYILLQLYSFYEYYKEEVEKKKNEFLFFLDRLCERMLDKMNLIDLVFIFHTHIKQNYYNHLFLFILMNKSEYFLNTTAQLKKEEKKQQIIKKKYNQKSLITFFHSLTNYFFYLSKHDTDGRYRDKLNYVKWLIYNKMYGYLLQYLQENYTLFTALDMTILYSSFFKLGIKNDQLQGVLLDYIVCRSVDGVASTNRGDDKARTNASDDVASTDRGDGVADIQSSTGGCHDRMSGGNMQIFCSFVNMFCKFFTQFSYSKEKYTKVIKSLLVIFENNLKIIVELFFNNACPTEVDDKRRTSTESFLNIVTNKDVNYFAFINLLRISRRSENGTSLLVGSKEKKWSKGVNQFSSSNCTDGKDSNICKDNSGENLYNLSTINENIKYIVNVLNSTYKILNHTIMSYRINEFSKNFHKIQLYNFVDKMIFGHTCTDNYNCTEYTQMLRRYIYNISLFTYSEGININRLFICSYIGNLFLCDFVNVYIKSISQQLLNSGERISTIKEKLNDDFFFSQIVTNTLGAINNLNIRRNGIFENISYLIKKNTFHLQFMHIANIIHSFASVKIRNEKLLCFLLHELMLQMNVERNKKQLNDQILSNISISLLKLDFPNEKFDHIIFANFKKVQSLQSLINITFYISYYNLVYPFLRENYFNYFFQHVKIYKMDHLTVQSKAQLKLISFLILHIHRYCSVKSGISDISFDAFVNSLNNLIRSSSNHSYTKLSNVGLYNHTLKKVYNYVTYIVRKRNALNNYCRINQKFFKNQNNSLSKHTKALNSNQPYNVFLKKHRTKQLCISNCKRGMHSHSTAPHGRPCGKFCSHIYNSEHRREHRSMHSRLHGRLRIRLHGRLHDRLHGRLHDRLHSSVEQNIEGKNTNTCFSLTHLKSTSINMFDIFTYKLLKNKNDKNVRLLDRENYLNLNFVSAFPFPEKPINYSTSNLHNDIFDVIVSLNIKRTAVKEISHYPYYVDIVLL, via the coding sequence atgaaaaggagaaaaaactGCTCAGTCTTTTGCCATTTACATGAACAAATCAGGAGAAAAAACAGCAGGagatattttataacatcTATAGAactcaaaaagaaaaacaattttaaaatatggaaatacgaaaataataattataaggcaaatatattttttcatgaaaattttcaaatttttaaggaaaaagattatttactaaaaacaagaataagtaattttaaaaagataaataaatgtaatataaattatttgttcatatttttacaatttgaTGAAATATGTACtgatcatttttttaacaacACACTTCCAACTAATGGAATACACATTCAAATATTGTCAAAATTGAATTActtacttttattaaaaagggTCATCAGAAATGATACTTCCCTTAATAGGTccttaaaatacatttaccATAATTATGTGTTAGCTAGGGAAGGACGTAATGGTAATGATGTAATAAGCAGTTGCATAGACCATCGTTTGTGTGTACCAGGtgttgataaaaataaaaataggagTATCACTATACACAGAAAAGACGATGCCCCCAGTAGTAGCTGTTGTATTAACGATGCAGCAATAGCACCTGCTAGGGGTAGCAGCGGTAATAGTAGCAGTGGTAGTggcaatataaaaaaggaagatggtaaggaatttttttgtttaaaaaaagcgAGCGAGCTTTTCAAAGTGGACAATTGTAAGATAGTAATtcatacaaatattaataacaaatatataaaacatgtatatttagAGGAGTTAGATGAGGATATAAGCACTCAGTTAAACTATGTATACATGTTTGACAATAAGATCgcagataaatatatattactacaGCTGTATagtttttatgaatattataaggAAGAAGTagagaagaagaagaatgagtttttattttttctggATAGACTATGTGAACGGATGTTAGACAAAATGAACTTGATAGATTTAGTTTTTATCTTTCATACtcatataaaacaaaattattataatcatttgtttttatttattttaatgaacaagtcagaatattttttaaatactacAGCACagttaaaaaaggaagagaaaaaacaacaaatcattaaaaagaaatataatcaaaaatcattaattacattttttcattcctTAACTaactactttttttatttaagtaaACACGATACGGATGGGAGGTATAGAGACAAACTGAACTATGTCAAATGGTtgatatataacaaaatgtaTGGGTACTTGTTACAATATTTGCAGGAAAATTACACGCTTTTTACTGCCCTCGATATGACCATATTATactcttccttttttaagttaggaataaaaaatgatcaGCTCCAGGGGGTGTTGCTGGACTACATAGTTTGCAGAAGCGTCGATGGTGTGGCTAGCACGAATAGAGGTGATGACAAGGCAAGGACAAATGCAAGTGATGATGTAGCTAGCACAGATCGCGGTGATGGTGTAGCAGACATACAGAGCAGCACAGGCGGGTGCCATGATCGCATGAGCGGGGGAAACATGCAAATATTCTGTTCCTTTGTAAACATGTTTTGTAAATTCTTCACTCAGTTTAGCTATagcaaagaaaaatacacgaaagtaataaaaagtttattagttatatttgaaaacaatttgaaaattatagtagaattattttttaacaatgcTTGTCCAACTGAGGTAGATGATAAAAGGCGAACGTCGACTGAAAGTTTTCTGAATATAGTAACAAATAAGGACGtaaattattttgcttttattaatttactaCGAATTAGTAGGAGAAGTGAAAATGGTACTTCCCTTCTAGTAGGGTCAAAAGAGAAGAAGTGGTCGAAAGGCGTAAACCAATTTAGTAGTTCCAATTGCACAGACGGTAAGGACAGTAACATTTGTAAGGATAACAGTGGGGAGAACCTGTACAATCTTAGTacaattaatgaaaatataaaatacattgtTAACGTTCTAAATTCTACATACAAGATATTAAATCATACAATTATGTCGTAcagaataaatgaatttagtaaaaattttcataaaattcaGTTATACAATTTTGTagataaaatgatatttGGTCATACCTGTACTGATAACTATAACTGTACAGAATATACACAAATGTTGAgaaggtatatatataacattagtCTGTTTACATATTCAGaaggtataaatataaatcgTTTATTCATTTGTAGCTATATTGGAAACTTGTTTCTCTGTGATtttgtaaatgtatacataaagaGTATATCACAACAGCTGCTTAACAGTGGTGAACGAATTAGCAcgataaaagaaaaacttaatgatgacttttttttttctcaaattGTTACTAACACATTGGGagctattaataatttaaatattaggAGAAACggtatttttgaaaatatatcttatttgattaaaaaaaatacatttcaTCTACAATTTATGCATATAGCAAATATCATACACTCATTTGCATCTGTCAAGATTAGAAATGAAAAACTGCTTTGTTTCTTATTACACGAATTGATGCTTCAAATGAATGTAGAAAGGAATAAAAAGCAACTGAATGATCAGATCTTAAGTAATATAtctatttctttattaaaattagatTTCCCCAATGAAAAATTTgatcatataatttttgccAATTTTAAGAAAGTACAGTCATTACAGTCCCtcattaatattactttttacaTTTCTTACTACAATTTGGTATATCCCTTTTTaagagaaaattattttaattatttttttcaacatgtaaaaatatataaaatggatCACTTAACTGTACAAAGTAAGGCACAACTAAAATTAATCTCTTTTCTAATTTTGCACATTCATCGTTACTGCTCTGTTAAATCAGGCATATCTGATATATCGTTTGACGCCTTTGTGAACAGTTTGAACAATCTTATTCGTTCCTCCTCAAACCATAGTTACACAAAATTGTCAAACGTGGGTCTTTATAATCATACTTTGAAGAAAGTATACAACTATGTTACATACATCGTTAGAAAGCGAAATGCACTAAATAACTATTGTAGGATtaatcaaaaattttttaagaatcAAAATAATTCACTTAGTAAGCACACCAAAGCTTTAAATAGTAACCAGCCATATAAcgtgtttttaaaaaagcatCGAACAAAGCAGTTATGCATCAGTAACTGTAAGAGGGGCATGCATTCACATAGTACAGCCCCTCACGGTAGACCTTGTGGTAAGTTCTgttctcatatatataacagcGAGCATAGAAGAGAACATAGAAGCATGCACAGCAGATTACATGGCAGATTACGTATCAGATTACATGGCAGATTACATGACAGATTACATGGCAGATTACATGACAGATTACATAGCAGCGTGGAACAAAATATAGAGGGGAAAAACACGAACACGTGTTTCTCTCTTACGCATTTAAAGAGCACCTCCATAAACATGTTTgacatttttacatataaacttctaaaaaacaaaaacgaTAAAAATGTAAGGTTACTAGATCGAGAGAATTATCTCAATCTTAACTTTGTTTCCGCATTTCCATTTCCAGAAAAACCGATAAATTATTCGACCTCGAATCTGCACAACGACATATTCGACGTTATTGTATCCCTGAACATTAAGAGAACAGCAGTGAAGGAGATATCCCATTACCCCTATTACGTTGACATAGTCCTCCTCTAA
- the UBC12 gene encoding NEDD8-conjugating enzyme UBC12, putative has translation MKDEAIRRLKPFELILQKELMDLDEIEGVKLFQIDDTDLKEIGISITPKDSYFRNKTVEFLIKFKDSYPITPPKITCLSKIFHPNIDENGNVCLNILKLEWNPIINLQMLILGLLLLLNVLIYVSNTDENNFALCIIHAILFLSEPSTDDPFNKSAAEVFKNDKIIFQQINNSLFQGK, from the exons ATGAAAGACGAAGCTATTAGGAGATTAAAACCGTTCGAACTAATTCTTCAAAAAG AATTAATGGATTTAGACGAAATTGAAGGGGTGAAATTATTCCAAATTGACGATACcgatttaaaagaaattggAATATCGATAACACCAAAGGATAGTTATTTTAGGAATAAAACCGTTGAGTTTCTCATAAAATTTAAGGATAGTTATCCGATTACTCCACCCAAAATTACCTGTCTCAGCAAG ATATTTCACCCAAATATTGATGAAAACGGAAATGTTtgtttgaatattttaaagctTGAATGGAACccaattataaatttacaaatgtTAATATTAGGATTACTTCTGTTGttaaatgtattaatttatgtGTCGAATACTGATGAGAACAATTTTGCTTTATGCATTATCCAcgctattttgtttttatct GAGCCCTCAACGGATGATCCTTTCAACAAATCAGCAGCGGaagtatttaaaaatgacaaaataatatttcaacaaataaataattctttattcCAGGGGAAATAA
- the PmUG01_14078600 gene encoding mitochondrial ribosomal protein L3 precursor, putative, with product MNGGNLGQRRNGLLHSIIFRIRERRTFYASKWIRRLQLLNEKYNYKINKEEEEEIEYEEKKEDDQIEKVYPLWNSRRTGLLGYKVGCMSIWDIWGVKHAVTVVKISNCYVLDQKNISRNGYEALEIGIGNMNVTKQSKNNIGNYIKRKLGFIHKIREFKCTSDCFLPVQHKFSPRHFSPGQNLFISSSIKNKGFCGAMKKWNFSGKNQSHGTESKAHRSLGSVSMGKTINIVFRNKKMNTHIGEKSLVKCSNNKLFRINSLKNLLFIKGPIGGYKNKVIKISDAKGRSFNKFKNKIYLYYPTFIYKKNKKYKNVIDMPHSIEDPFLYNEIPLYEPTNK from the coding sequence ATGAATGGTGGTAACTTGGGTCAACGAAGGAACGGTCTTCTACATAGTATCATTTTTCGAATAAGAGAAAGAAGAACGTTTTATGCTTCTAAATGGATAAGAAGGTTACAATTGTTAAATgagaaatataattacaaaataaataaggaaGAGGAGGAGGAAATAGAatatgaagaaaagaaagaggACGATCAAATAGAAAAAGTATATCCATTATGGAATAGTAGAAGAACCGGATTGTTAGGATACAAAGTTGGGTGTATGAGTATATGGGATATATGGGGAGTAAAACATGCAGTAACAGTCGTTAAGATAAGCAATTGTTATGTGTTAGATCAAAAGAATATAAGTAGAAATGGATATGAAGCTTTAGAAATAGGAATAGGTAATATGAACGTTACAAAAcagagtaaaaataatattggtaattatattaaaaggaAGTTAggatttatacataaaataagaGAATTCAAATGTACGAGTGATTGTTTCTTACCTGTTCAGCATAAATTTTCACCTAGACATTTTTCTCCAGgtcaaaatttatttattagttcaagtataaaaaataaaggtttTTGTGGTGcaatgaaaaaatggaattttAGTGGTAAAAATCAATCGCATGGTACTGAGAGTAAAGCACACAGAAGTTTAGGTAGTGTTTCTATGGGGAAAACTATCAATATAGTTTTTCgaaataagaaaatgaaTACACATATAGGTGAAAAAAGCTTAGTTAAGTGTAGCAATAATAAACTATTTCGCATTAATAgtcttaaaaatttattatttattaaaggtCCTATTGGgggatataaaaataaagttataaaaatatctgATGCGAAAGGTAGATCTTtcaataaattcaaaaataaaatatatttatattatccaacatttatatataagaaaaataaaaaatataaaaatgttatagaTATGCCTCATAGTATAGAAGACCCATTTCTCTATAACGAAATTCCCCTATATGAACCCACGAATAAATGA
- the PmUG01_14078700 gene encoding conserved Plasmodium protein, unknown function, translating to MYIIARLVFFTSHFKANSYCSVIHSLDVLTAYAIFTKYYLLYADNNNNELLKYKQSFYIIKKTINLLKNHYYNKINDINSLRAREKKLLVYLKRKIIILEDKCAFYSEHVEQLKKIYREQINLKNNKTQNLQDEVNNISKTSEEKIESNSTRILKLREDQIERLSQQLDSINNLYLKQVDSNKKLIMEVEELNKSILYLNNKIQEEKNNRNNVKRKLKFYMRYNRNKKQFKLNMAMLNKEEERVEKEEEKEDVCLSILCILKTELEMMDEEKKKKKYGDDKDKIILKNNNSFFKKIFNSNYKMKKKKNTTLFDTIYKKQFFSFYEKAFIENNKMKFDKIEKKKIFSIPLKNVKKSNNYDNIHNELKENIEEKEVQKREVKKKESHNKKNDRWNYLTLSNIYFYNNFNNNFDDEKNEHFHRNADGSNNRRFRRYRKGTSEQRQLENRKEGILNDAKEAAWKGENMSNGDTPSSGSPNGSTPINNSTNNYASNRNIDSKPISERTDMNNDNPKEREIRNKCNKSTQEDIKIKGADETVC from the exons ATGTACATTATTGCGCGTCTTGTGTTTTTCACAAGCCATTTTAAAGCGAATAGTT ATTGTTCCGTCATCCACAGTTTGGACGTCTTAACAGCTTATGCAATATTTacgaaatattatttgttatacgct gataacaataataatgaattgttaaaatataaacaaagcTTCTACATAATCAAAAAAACTATAaaccttttaaaaaat CATTATTACAACAAAATAAACGACATTAATTCTCTGAGGGCGAGGGAGAAAAAGCTGTTAGTTTatttgaaaaggaaaattataattttggaAGACAAG TGCGCCTTTTATTCTGAACACGTAGAAcagctaaaaaaaatatatagag aacaaataaatttaaagaacAACAAAACACAAAATCTGCAGGATGAAGTGAATAATATA AGCAAAACGTCAGAGGAAAAAATCGAATCAAACAGCACTA gaatattaaaattaaggGAAGACCAGATCGAAAGGTTATCTCAGCAATTGGACTCAATAAACAATTTATACCTTAAG CAAGTCGACAGTAACAAAAAACTAATCATGGAAGTAGAGGAGCTAAACAAAAGT ATTTTGTACCTGAATAACAAAATTcaagaggaaaaaaataatcgaAATAATGTGAAAAGGAAATTAAAG TTTTACATGCGGTATAACAGGAACAAAAAACAGTTTAAGCTTAACATGGCAATGCTGAAcaaagaagaagaaagagTGGAAAAGGAAGAGGAAAAGGAGGATGTATGTCTTTCCATTTTGTGTATTCTCAAAACGGAATTAGAGATGAtggatgaagaaaaaaagaaaaaaaaatatggggATGACaaggataaaataatactaaaaaataataatagcttttttaaaaaaatattcaattcaaattataaaatgaaaaaaaaaaagaatacaaCTCTATTTGATACAATAtacaaaaaacaatttttttccttttatgaaaaagcttttattgaaaataataaaatgaaatttgataaaattgaaaaaaaaaaaattttttctattccattaaagaatgtaaaaaaaagtaataattacGATAATATACACAATGAGCtaaaggaaaatattgaAGAGAAAGAGGTGCAAAAGAGGgaggttaaaaaaaaagaaagtcataataaaaaaaatgatagatGGAACTACTTGAcattaagtaatatatatttctacaacaattttaacaataattttGATGATGAGAAGAATGAACACTTCCATAGAAATGCTGATGGTTCAAATAACAGGCGCTTTAGGAGGTATAGGAAAGGTACCAGTGAGCAGAGGCAGTTGGAAAACCGTAAAGAAGGTATACTGAATGATGCAAAAGAAGCCGCATGGAAGGGGGAAAATATGTCAAATGGAGATACTCCTAGTAGTGGTAGCCCTAATGGTAGTACTCCTATAAACAATTCTACGAATAACTACGCGTCAAATCGAAACATTGATAGTAAACCCATCAGTGAACGTACGGATATGAATAATGACAACCCGAAGGAGAGAGAAATCAGAAATAAGTGCAACAAGAGCACACAGGAAGACATTAAAATTAAGGGTGCTGACGAAACGGTTTGTTAA